In Aedes albopictus strain Foshan chromosome 3, AalbF5, whole genome shotgun sequence, the following are encoded in one genomic region:
- the LOC109415971 gene encoding sorbitol dehydrogenase-like, translating to MAKDNLTAVLYGVEDLRLEQRPIPTPKDDEVLLDMDSVGICGSDVHYLVKGRCGDFVVQKPMVIGHEASGVVSKVGANVKHLKAGDRVAIEPGYGCRVCDFCKAGRYNLCEEMIFCATPPYDGNLTRYYTHPADFCYKLPPHVTMEEGALLEPLSVGVHACRRAGVGLGSQVLILGAGPIGLVTLITAKSMGAGKIVVTDLLQNRLDVAKELGADGTLVVEVGANEQEVVKKVHDLFDGAPDKTIDCSGAEATSRLSILATRSGGCAVLVGMGASEVKLPLANALAREVDIRGVFRYCNDYPAALSLVASGKIDVKRLITHHFNIEETSEAFNTSRHGLGGAIKVMIHVQPKDKNNAK from the exons ATGGCTAAGGATAATCTAACTGCTGTTCTGTACGGAGTTGAGGACCTGAGATTG GAACAACGTCCCATTCCTACACCGAAGGACGATG AGGTTCTCTTGGACATGGACAGCGTCGGAATCTGTGGGTCCGATGTGCACTACCTGGTCAAAGGTCGCTGCGGAGACTTCGTGGTGCAGAAACCGATGGTAATAGGCCATGAAGCTTCGGGTGTCGTGTCCAAGGTTGGTGCAAATGTGAAACATTTGAAGGCCGGCGATCGGGTAGCGATCGAGCCTGGCTACGGTTGTCGAGTTTGCGACTTCTGCAAGGCCGGTCGCTATAACCTGTGCGAGGAAATGATCTTCTGCGCAACGCCGCCCTACGATGGTAACCTGACGCGCTACTACACCCATCCGGCTGACTTCTGCTACAAACTGCCGCCACATGTGACCATGGAGGAAGGAGCACTTCTGGAACCTCTATCCGTTGGAGTGCATGCCTGTCGTAGAGCCGGTGTAGGCTTAGGATCACAGGTACTAATTCTCGGTGCCGGTCCCATTGGATTGGTGACGCTAATCACAGCGAAGTCTATGGGAGCGGGCAAGATTGTGGTGACGGACCTGCTCCAGAACCGCTTAGACGTGGCCAAAGAACTGGGAGCTGATGGAACCCTAGTGGTTGAGGTGGGCGCCAACGAACAAGAAGTTGTAAAGAAGGTTCATGATCTGTTCGATGGAGCACCCGACAAGACGATCGATTGCAGTGGAGCCGAGGCCACGTCCAGACTATCGATTTTGGCCACCCGATCCGGAGGTTGTGCCGTTCTGGTCGGTATGGGAGCCTCCGAAGTTAAACTTCCGTTGGCGAATGCCCTGGCACGTGAAGTTGACATACGTGGAGTGTTCCGTTATTGCAATGA CTACCCTGCGGCTTTGAGTCTCGTGGCGAGTGGAAAAATCGACGTCAAGCGATTGATAACGCACCACTTCAACATTGAGGAAACGTCAGAGGCCTTCAATACCTCTCGACATGGACTTGGTGGCGCCATCAAAGTTATGATTCACGTACAGCCCAAGGATAAAAACAATGCCAAGTGA